From one Geoalkalibacter halelectricus genomic stretch:
- a CDS encoding PhnE/PtxC family ABC transporter permease yields the protein MILVALAAGAFVAAEWDFSALVEPELRAAALARMLAWAQTFAFPDLSGEFLRHCWALTLQTLSAATLGTALAVVAGFVLAMGSSRAVCVGEEDARGWRRNFPLRSPAAALCSLCRLVQDVLRAVPDFVWAVILVAMIGLGPLTGALALALNITGILAKVYSELWDSVEERDYEQVRALGVGRLNTFFYGIRPLAARSVQSFTLMRAECAIRNAAVIGAVGGGGLGADIWYQIQFGAWGKVTTLMIFTLALTLTADLAANFIRRQLRSDPNHPCAAKLRGTTGKLLPAYLGTGFVLGVVFWSLWFMGWGDNAPPGQQSRNYLQPALMLVTGESWRNLAFFERLLQPDFDLAALGWGGTHRSVELFADYGPLEFWKPAAWVAWDAQLDKWFVWRVIKSASVPLALAIVGTLVGVVGAIILTYAHSLAFQIEPSRFTGETPHLAVRAVRLVQLVLARFTGLVSRGVPEVMWAFLFIAFFGPGLLAGTIAIAIHSLGVLVRVFSETVDNIPYRRFEQSFAGSRLNCFGYVAAPICWRDWMTYSFFQFESNLRAGVVLGIVGVGGLGFFFTFNFEWFRFEKAGTYLLMIIALTVVTDRISRLLKLSRVGS from the coding sequence GTGATCCTGGTCGCCTTGGCGGCCGGCGCCTTTGTCGCTGCGGAGTGGGATTTTTCCGCCTTGGTCGAACCGGAATTGCGCGCCGCGGCCCTGGCCCGCATGCTGGCCTGGGCGCAAACTTTCGCGTTTCCTGATCTAAGTGGCGAGTTTCTGCGTCACTGCTGGGCCCTGACCCTGCAAACCCTCTCCGCGGCTACACTGGGAACCGCCCTGGCGGTGGTGGCCGGCTTCGTTCTGGCCATGGGGTCCTCGCGCGCGGTCTGTGTCGGTGAAGAGGATGCCCGGGGCTGGCGCCGCAATTTTCCCCTGCGCAGCCCTGCCGCGGCGCTCTGTTCGCTCTGCCGGCTGGTGCAGGATGTCTTGCGCGCCGTGCCTGATTTTGTCTGGGCGGTGATTCTGGTGGCGATGATCGGTCTGGGTCCCTTGACCGGTGCCCTGGCCTTGGCTCTAAACATCACCGGCATTTTGGCCAAGGTCTACAGTGAACTGTGGGACAGCGTCGAGGAGCGCGATTACGAACAGGTGCGCGCCCTGGGCGTGGGGCGGCTGAACACCTTTTTCTACGGCATACGTCCTCTGGCGGCCCGCAGCGTACAGAGCTTTACCCTCATGCGTGCCGAATGCGCCATCCGCAACGCCGCAGTGATCGGCGCCGTCGGTGGCGGTGGCCTGGGCGCCGATATCTGGTATCAGATTCAATTCGGTGCCTGGGGCAAGGTGACCACGCTGATGATCTTCACCCTGGCTCTGACCCTGACCGCCGACCTGGCGGCCAACTTCATCCGTCGCCAGTTGCGCAGCGATCCCAACCATCCGTGTGCCGCCAAATTGCGCGGCACCACGGGAAAACTTCTGCCCGCCTACCTCGGTACCGGGTTTGTCCTGGGAGTGGTGTTCTGGTCGCTGTGGTTCATGGGCTGGGGCGACAACGCGCCGCCGGGGCAGCAAAGCCGTAACTATCTGCAACCGGCGCTCATGCTCGTCACCGGCGAATCCTGGCGCAATCTGGCTTTCTTCGAGCGGTTGCTGCAACCCGATTTCGACCTGGCCGCCCTGGGCTGGGGCGGGACGCATAGAAGTGTCGAGCTTTTCGCCGACTACGGTCCCCTGGAGTTCTGGAAACCGGCAGCCTGGGTGGCCTGGGACGCACAGCTGGACAAGTGGTTTGTCTGGCGGGTGATCAAATCGGCATCGGTCCCCTTGGCTCTGGCGATTGTGGGAACCTTGGTGGGCGTCGTCGGAGCCATCATCCTGACGTACGCGCACAGTCTGGCCTTTCAAATTGAACCCTCGCGTTTCACCGGTGAGACGCCGCATCTGGCGGTGCGTGCAGTGCGCCTGGTTCAGTTGGTTCTGGCGCGGTTCACAGGGCTGGTTTCACGTGGTGTGCCTGAGGTCATGTGGGCTTTCCTCTTCATCGCTTTCTTCGGTCCGGGGTTGCTGGCCGGCACGATCGCCATCGCCATTCACAGTCTGGGGGTGCTGGTGCGGGTGTTCAGTGAGACGGTGGACAACATTCCTTATCGGCGTTTTGAACAGTCTTTCGCCGGTTCGCGCCTGAACTGCTTCGGCTATGTCGCCGCCCCGATCTGCTGGCGGGACTGGATGACCTACAGCTTTTTTCAATTCGAGAGCAACCTGCGTGCCGGAGTAGTGCTTGGGATCGTCGGGGTGGGCGGGCTGGGCTTTTTCTTTACCTTCAATTTCGAGTGGTTCCGCTTCGAGAAGGCTGGGACTTATCTTCTGATGATCATTGCCTTGACGGTGGTGACTGATCGCATATCTCGGCTGCTCAAGCTCTCGCGTGTGGGCAGTTGA
- the phnD gene encoding phosphate/phosphite/phosphonate ABC transporter substrate-binding protein has translation MKKSVFLLLVACFIFAGCQKKEDSAESAATDRRPAKLILTAIPDDNAENMREYFGLIAAQIEQVTGIPCEYVHVDNYAASVTALATGRAHLAWFGAVTTAQAYMQMRDALEVVAARDIDKEFIAYFIANADLNLEPIDNLAELAQLAQGQGWTFTFGSKSSTSSHLMPRSFFAEQSGKAPEAVFRTVAFSGSHDVVLQKVANGEFHLGALGQPPYDRAGEEIRARAPIVYTTPKFTNYSLSARADLGADLIGEIRSVLLNLHETPEGRQILDYLKAGKFVDADMSEWLGYVDLIESGVDIGG, from the coding sequence ATGAAAAAATCTGTATTTCTACTGCTGGTCGCCTGCTTCATTTTCGCGGGCTGTCAGAAAAAGGAGGATTCGGCCGAATCCGCAGCGACCGATCGGCGTCCCGCAAAGCTGATCCTCACCGCCATTCCCGACGACAATGCCGAAAACATGCGCGAGTATTTCGGGCTGATCGCCGCGCAGATCGAGCAAGTCACGGGCATCCCCTGCGAATACGTGCATGTCGACAACTACGCGGCCAGCGTCACGGCACTGGCCACCGGGCGCGCTCACCTGGCCTGGTTCGGCGCGGTTACCACCGCTCAGGCCTACATGCAGATGCGCGATGCTCTGGAGGTCGTAGCGGCACGCGATATCGATAAGGAGTTCATCGCCTACTTCATTGCCAACGCTGATCTCAATCTGGAACCGATCGACAATCTCGCCGAACTGGCACAACTGGCGCAAGGCCAGGGCTGGACCTTCACCTTCGGCAGCAAAAGCAGCACCTCCAGCCATCTGATGCCGCGCAGCTTCTTTGCCGAGCAGAGCGGGAAGGCACCGGAAGCGGTGTTCCGTACCGTCGCTTTCAGCGGCAGTCACGACGTGGTGCTGCAAAAAGTCGCCAACGGAGAATTTCACCTAGGCGCCTTGGGCCAGCCGCCCTATGATCGCGCCGGCGAAGAAATCAGGGCAAGAGCTCCCATCGTCTACACCACTCCCAAGTTCACCAACTACTCTCTTTCCGCCCGTGCCGACCTGGGGGCAGACCTTATAGGCGAGATTCGCTCGGTGCTGCTCAACCTTCATGAAACCCCCGAAGGCCGACAAATTCTCGACTACCTCAAGGCTGGAAAATTCGTCGATGCCGATATGAGCGAATGGCTCGGATACGTGGATCTCATCGAATCCGGTGTGGACATCGGCGGCTGA
- the ppsA gene encoding phosphoenolpyruvate synthase, giving the protein MSAKSKTIRRLEELTNQDVALVGGKNASLGEMIRTLKAEGVQVPDGFATTAAAYRIFLQDNDLDEKIRLRLEEYRKGEKTLHQTGEAIRRMIRRGTWPEELAVAVREAYGELCRRSGREEIDVAVRSSATAEDLPDASFAGQQETFLNISGEAELLDACRKCYASLFTDRAISYRENKGFDHLQVALSVGVQKMVRSDQAGAGVMFSIDTDTGFPHVVVIDAAWGLGENVVQGTVNPDAYLVFKPLLDKPGMTPILRKSLGSKEKKMVYARSAGQTTRNVDTTAKERRGFVLSNDEILQLARWAVAIEKHYGRPMDMEWAKDGETGELFIVQARPETVQSRKDAGVLTSYALKESGKVLLTGLAIGEAIAAGRVQVIKSASEIERFEEGGILVTGMTDPDWVPIMKKAAGIITDHGGRTSHAAIVSRELGIAAVIGTGSATSDLKDGQEITLSCAEGDQGKIYEGILDFEETEVNLDDLPEIKTQIMLNIASPAAAFRWWRLPCRGIGLARMEFIINNLIQAHPMALLKYDELEDKEARQRIRELTKNYDDKSEYFVDQLAQGIAVIAASQYPDPVIVRMSDFKTNEYADLIGGRQFEFSEENPMLGFRGASRYYSEHYRAGFALECAAIRRVREAMGLTNLVVMIPFCRTLKEADRVLEVLAENGLVRGQQGLEVYVMVEIPSNVILAEQFAERFDGFSIGSNDLTQLTLGVDRDSAILKELFDERDPAVMATIAQVIRAANKTGTKIGICGQAPSDYPEFAAFLVEEGIDSISLNPDSVIGIIRRLAQVEKRVRR; this is encoded by the coding sequence ATGAGCGCCAAATCCAAAACGATTCGCCGGCTTGAGGAACTCACCAATCAGGATGTCGCCCTGGTCGGCGGTAAAAATGCCTCCTTGGGTGAGATGATTCGAACCCTTAAGGCGGAAGGGGTGCAGGTGCCCGATGGCTTCGCCACCACTGCGGCTGCCTATCGAATCTTTCTTCAGGACAATGATCTGGATGAGAAAATTCGTTTGCGTTTAGAAGAATACCGCAAGGGCGAAAAAACTCTCCACCAGACGGGCGAGGCCATCCGCCGCATGATTCGCCGCGGCACCTGGCCCGAGGAGCTAGCCGTTGCCGTTCGCGAGGCCTACGGCGAGCTTTGCCGACGCAGCGGCCGCGAGGAGATCGATGTGGCGGTGCGCAGCAGCGCCACGGCGGAAGATTTGCCCGATGCCAGCTTTGCCGGTCAGCAGGAAACCTTTCTCAACATCAGCGGCGAGGCGGAACTGCTCGATGCCTGCCGCAAGTGCTATGCGTCCCTGTTCACCGACCGCGCCATCAGCTACCGCGAGAACAAAGGCTTCGACCATCTGCAGGTCGCCCTGTCCGTGGGCGTGCAGAAGATGGTGCGTTCGGACCAGGCGGGCGCGGGGGTGATGTTCTCCATCGACACCGATACCGGTTTTCCCCATGTGGTGGTCATTGATGCCGCCTGGGGATTGGGCGAGAACGTGGTTCAGGGCACCGTCAATCCGGATGCTTATCTGGTGTTCAAGCCTTTGCTCGATAAGCCCGGCATGACGCCCATCCTGCGCAAAAGCCTGGGCAGTAAAGAAAAAAAGATGGTCTATGCGCGCAGTGCCGGGCAAACCACGCGCAATGTGGACACCACCGCCAAGGAACGGCGCGGTTTCGTGCTCTCCAATGATGAGATTCTGCAGTTGGCGCGCTGGGCGGTGGCTATAGAAAAGCATTACGGGCGGCCCATGGACATGGAATGGGCCAAGGACGGAGAAACCGGCGAGTTGTTCATCGTGCAGGCGCGCCCCGAAACGGTGCAATCGCGCAAGGACGCCGGAGTTTTAACCAGCTACGCCCTCAAGGAATCGGGCAAGGTGCTGCTCACCGGGCTGGCCATCGGCGAAGCCATTGCCGCCGGGCGCGTGCAGGTCATCAAGAGCGCCTCCGAGATCGAGCGCTTCGAGGAGGGCGGTATTTTGGTCACGGGCATGACCGACCCCGACTGGGTGCCCATCATGAAAAAGGCCGCCGGCATCATCACCGACCACGGTGGGCGTACTTCTCACGCAGCCATCGTCAGTCGCGAGTTGGGCATCGCCGCGGTCATCGGCACCGGCAGCGCCACCTCCGACCTCAAGGATGGCCAGGAGATTACCCTATCCTGCGCAGAAGGCGATCAGGGCAAGATCTACGAGGGCATCCTTGACTTCGAGGAAACCGAGGTCAATCTCGATGATCTCCCCGAAATCAAAACCCAGATCATGCTCAACATCGCCAGCCCGGCGGCCGCTTTCCGCTGGTGGCGTCTGCCCTGTCGGGGTATCGGCCTGGCGCGCATGGAATTCATCATCAATAATCTTATTCAGGCGCACCCCATGGCCCTGCTCAAATACGACGAGCTTGAGGACAAGGAGGCCCGGCAGCGCATTCGCGAGCTGACCAAGAATTACGACGACAAGAGCGAATATTTCGTCGACCAACTCGCCCAGGGCATCGCCGTCATCGCCGCCAGTCAGTATCCCGACCCGGTCATTGTGCGCATGAGCGATTTCAAGACCAATGAATACGCCGACCTCATCGGCGGGCGCCAGTTTGAATTCTCCGAGGAAAACCCAATGCTCGGCTTTCGCGGTGCCTCGCGCTATTACAGCGAGCATTATCGCGCCGGTTTTGCCCTGGAATGCGCGGCCATCAGGCGGGTGCGCGAGGCCATGGGGCTGACCAACCTGGTGGTCATGATTCCTTTTTGCCGCACTCTGAAGGAGGCCGACCGGGTGTTGGAGGTGCTCGCTGAAAACGGCCTGGTGCGTGGGCAGCAGGGGCTGGAGGTGTATGTGATGGTCGAAATACCCTCCAACGTGATCCTCGCCGAGCAGTTCGCCGAGCGTTTTGACGGCTTCTCCATCGGCTCCAATGATCTGACCCAACTCACCCTGGGGGTGGATCGCGATTCGGCAATCCTCAAGGAACTCTTCGACGAGCGTGATCCGGCCGTTATGGCGACCATCGCCCAGGTGATTCGCGCCGCCAACAAAACCGGCACCAAGATCGGCATCTGCGGACAGGCGCCCAGCGATTATCCTGAGTTCGCCGCGTTTTTGGTCGAGGAAGGGATCGACTCCATCTCGCTCAATCCCGACAGCGTGATTGGGATAATTCGGCGCCTCGCCCAGGTGGAAAAACGCGTGAGGCGTTGA
- the mgtE gene encoding magnesium transporter produces MPQNPLPITDLKSLRDELQERPPLEIADELARLAPAERAKAFRLLAKDSALEVFQLLDATHQEELLSGLRDEQVLRLVEEMDADDRARLFDEMPATVVRKLQDGLSPRERRLTAMLLGYPDESAGRIMSPKFIRLIPEMTVEDALARVRRRAEDAEPVYTLPVTDDELRLLGTIELRDLLLAEPQVTVGEIMSGATHAVGVDEDQEDVARIIQGADLLAVPVVDSENRLVGMVTVDDAMDVLGAETGEDLARTGASEPLGRPYFSASVFHLARSRAVWLLMLAVAATLTVNVLSAFEHTLEQVVTLALFIPLLIGTGGNAGAQSATTVVRSMALDDIRPEDVLRVVLREARVGFLLGTLLAALSLVPVWLFAGDSLAAIIALSLITVCTLASFVGSLMPLLARRFGVDPAVVSAPFVTTIVDASGLLVYFLIARAVLGL; encoded by the coding sequence ATGCCGCAAAATCCTCTACCCATAACCGACCTTAAGTCCCTGCGCGACGAATTGCAGGAGCGCCCCCCCCTGGAAATCGCCGATGAATTGGCGCGTCTGGCGCCGGCCGAGCGCGCCAAGGCCTTTCGCCTGCTGGCCAAGGACAGCGCCCTGGAGGTCTTTCAACTGCTCGACGCCACCCACCAGGAGGAGTTGCTCAGCGGCCTGCGCGACGAGCAGGTGCTGCGTCTGGTGGAAGAGATGGACGCCGATGACCGGGCCCGGCTCTTCGATGAAATGCCGGCCACGGTGGTCAGGAAACTCCAGGACGGGCTGAGTCCTCGCGAGCGGCGCCTGACCGCCATGCTGCTGGGCTATCCCGATGAATCGGCGGGCCGCATCATGAGCCCAAAATTCATCCGCCTCATCCCGGAGATGACCGTCGAGGACGCCCTGGCCCGGGTCCGCCGCCGCGCCGAGGATGCGGAACCCGTCTACACCCTGCCCGTGACCGACGATGAATTGCGCCTCCTGGGGACCATCGAGCTGCGTGACTTGCTGCTCGCCGAACCTCAGGTCACCGTGGGCGAAATCATGAGCGGCGCCACCCACGCCGTCGGCGTCGACGAGGATCAGGAGGATGTCGCCCGCATCATCCAGGGCGCCGATTTGCTCGCCGTACCCGTGGTGGATTCGGAGAATCGCCTGGTCGGCATGGTCACCGTGGATGACGCCATGGACGTGCTCGGCGCCGAAACCGGCGAGGACCTGGCCCGCACCGGTGCCAGCGAACCCCTGGGCCGCCCCTATTTTTCGGCCTCCGTCTTTCACCTGGCGCGTAGCCGCGCGGTCTGGCTGCTCATGCTTGCCGTGGCCGCAACCCTCACGGTCAACGTCCTCAGTGCCTTTGAACATACCCTGGAACAAGTCGTCACCCTGGCCCTGTTCATCCCGTTGCTGATCGGCACGGGCGGCAACGCCGGCGCCCAGTCGGCGACCACCGTGGTACGCAGCATGGCACTGGACGACATTCGCCCGGAGGACGTGCTGCGCGTGGTACTGCGTGAGGCGCGCGTGGGCTTTTTGCTCGGCACCCTGCTGGCCGCCCTCAGTCTGGTGCCGGTGTGGCTGTTCGCCGGGGATTCGCTAGCCGCAATCATCGCCTTGAGCCTCATCACCGTCTGCACCCTGGCCTCCTTCGTCGGCTCGCTGATGCCCCTGCTGGCCCGTAGGTTCGGCGTCGACCCCGCTGTGGTCAGCGCCCCCTTCGTCACCACCATCGTCGATGCCAGCGGCCTGCTCGTGTACTTTTTGATCGCCCGCGCCGTTCTCGGCCTGTAG
- a CDS encoding PQQ-dependent sugar dehydrogenase, which produces MVLKRLTTSLLLVLTVFLVGFTLFRPPGVGADEIIETQEHQLRVITLVEGLEHPWGLAFLPDGRMLVTERPGRLRLIVDGELKSEPVAGLPEIVAVGQGGLLDIALHPRFTDNHLVYFSYAGRGEGGIGTEVARGRLVDNRLEDLEVIFSMEPKSNARQHFGSRLVFDREGFLYITLGDRGEMDRAQVTDDHAGSVIRLHDDGRVPEDNPFVGKPDFKPEIYTYGHRNIQGAALHPESGKLWTHEHGPQGGDEVNIIRAGRNYGWPVITHGVQYVTGARIGVGTEKEGMESPLHYWVPVSIAPSGMAFYTGERFPNWRGDLFIGALRDRMLVRLRLDGERVSEEEHMLEGTLGRIRDVRQGPDGYLYLLTDERRGVLARLEPADP; this is translated from the coding sequence ATGGTACTCAAACGCCTCACGACATCGCTGTTGCTGGTTCTTACCGTTTTCCTGGTCGGCTTTACGCTGTTTCGACCGCCAGGGGTCGGCGCGGATGAAATCATCGAAACGCAGGAACACCAACTGCGTGTCATTACTCTGGTGGAAGGATTGGAGCATCCCTGGGGCTTGGCCTTTCTTCCCGATGGACGCATGCTGGTGACCGAGCGCCCGGGACGACTGCGCCTCATCGTCGACGGAGAACTCAAGTCCGAACCGGTGGCCGGTTTGCCGGAGATCGTCGCCGTGGGTCAAGGCGGCTTGCTTGACATTGCCCTGCATCCTCGTTTTACCGACAACCACCTGGTCTACTTCTCCTACGCGGGACGCGGCGAAGGCGGAATCGGCACCGAAGTGGCCAGGGGGCGGCTGGTCGACAATCGCCTGGAGGATCTCGAGGTCATCTTCAGCATGGAGCCCAAATCCAACGCGCGCCAGCATTTTGGGTCGCGGCTGGTGTTTGATCGCGAAGGATTTCTCTATATCACTTTGGGCGACCGCGGGGAGATGGATCGCGCACAAGTGACCGACGATCATGCCGGCTCGGTGATACGCCTTCATGACGATGGGCGGGTGCCCGAAGACAATCCCTTTGTCGGCAAGCCCGATTTCAAGCCGGAAATCTATACCTACGGTCACCGCAACATCCAGGGGGCGGCCCTGCACCCCGAATCCGGGAAATTGTGGACCCACGAGCATGGTCCCCAGGGCGGTGACGAGGTCAACATCATCCGGGCCGGACGCAATTACGGTTGGCCGGTCATCACCCACGGCGTCCAGTACGTGACGGGTGCGCGCATCGGCGTGGGAACAGAAAAAGAAGGCATGGAGTCGCCCCTGCACTACTGGGTGCCGGTTTCCATCGCACCCTCCGGAATGGCCTTTTATACCGGCGAACGGTTTCCCAATTGGCGCGGCGATCTGTTCATCGGCGCCCTGCGCGACCGGATGCTGGTACGCCTGCGCCTTGACGGCGAAAGGGTGAGCGAGGAAGAACATATGTTGGAAGGCACTTTGGGCCGTATCCGGGATGTGCGCCAGGGACCGGACGGATATCTCTATTTGCTCACCGACGAACGCCGCGGCGTTTTGGCGCGGCTTGAACCCGCGGACCCCTGA
- a CDS encoding phosphonate ABC transporter ATP-binding protein: MAETTRIEAPQGASRISVKESRDVLLKPQAVFALQGVGKSFGRAQVLTDIAFSVQPGERIAVIGPSGAGKTTLFRLLSAVLKPSSGRVLTLGCDTCALRGRALRRLRRQIGVLYQNDNLIPHLRVVHNVLMGRLGDWALARALLSLLWPQELAKAKEALARVELADKLWSMPGELSGGQQQRVAIARLMVQQPRVMLADEPVSQLDIRLGREIIELLCTLATSLGTTLLVNLHTLELLHGNFERVIALRQGRLFWEGAPAAISRELLQELYGAEYRALHLDDVSLNSGS, translated from the coding sequence ATGGCTGAAACGACCAGAATCGAGGCGCCGCAAGGCGCCTCGCGCATTTCCGTTAAAGAAAGCCGGGACGTTCTGCTCAAGCCGCAAGCGGTTTTTGCCCTGCAGGGAGTCGGAAAATCCTTCGGGCGCGCACAGGTGCTAACGGATATCGCTTTTTCCGTTCAGCCGGGTGAGCGCATTGCGGTAATCGGCCCGTCGGGCGCCGGAAAAACCACCTTGTTTCGCCTGCTCAGCGCGGTGCTCAAGCCGAGCAGCGGGCGGGTTCTGACCCTTGGCTGCGATACCTGCGCCTTGCGTGGGCGTGCGTTGCGCCGGCTGCGGCGGCAAATCGGAGTCCTTTACCAAAACGACAACCTCATACCCCACCTGCGCGTGGTGCATAACGTGCTCATGGGGCGCCTGGGCGACTGGGCCCTGGCGCGCGCCTTGCTGTCGCTGCTGTGGCCCCAGGAACTGGCCAAGGCCAAGGAGGCTCTGGCGCGGGTGGAACTTGCCGACAAGCTCTGGAGCATGCCCGGCGAACTTTCCGGAGGCCAGCAGCAGCGTGTCGCCATCGCCCGCCTGATGGTGCAGCAGCCGCGCGTCATGCTGGCCGATGAACCGGTCAGTCAGCTCGACATCCGCCTGGGTCGCGAAATTATCGAACTGCTCTGCACCCTCGCCACATCCCTGGGCACCACCCTGCTGGTAAATCTGCACACCCTGGAATTGCTGCACGGCAATTTCGAGCGCGTCATCGCCCTCAGGCAGGGTCGTCTTTTCTGGGAAGGCGCCCCCGCCGCCATCAGCCGTGAGCTGCTCCAGGAACTCTACGGGGCGGAATATCGCGCCCTGCACCTCGACGATGTATCCCTCAACTCAGGCTCATGA